The DNA window AAGGAGCCCAAAACTGCATGAAACAACAAGCTGACAAAAAACGGGTGGACTGTGTGTATGAAGTAGGGGATTGGGTGTTTGTTAAATTACAGCCATATCGACAATTGTCAATTCGAGGAAAAATGCACAAACTTAGTCCAAAGTTCTATGGACCCTTTCTGGTGGtggaaaaaattggaaaagttGCATATAGGCTGAACATTCCTTCAACTGCACGAATGCACAATATTATACATGTTTCACAGCTGAAGAAAAGAGTAGGTTCTGTCTTGGCTACTCCTCATATTCCAATCTTGTGCACTAATGATACTTTAAAACCAGTGGCTATTCTGGATGAAAGAGTGGTGTGGAAAGAAGGAATAAGTATGGGTCAATTCTTGATTAGATGGTCTAATTCCTCCGATGATGATGCAACATGGGAAGAAGAATCTTGGCTGATGGATCATTATCCCGATTTGGTGCTGTCAGTGGGGAAAACTGCTTCTGATTCTCAGCTTGTTCGTGGTCGAACAAGATGTAATGGAGAGGCTAATGTTACGAAAGGAATTGAGAATTAGGGCTGTAAGCCCTAGAATAAGCTGGCGGGTATAATTGTCagcatttattttacaaataagctGTTTTAtcagtaaatattttatattttagtagtTGGACAGCTGTaattggttttggagggaaaagaaGTTGGGTTGGACAGCTGTaattggttttggagggaaaagaaGTTTGATTGGACAGCTGTAATTGGTTTTGGCGGGAAAACTTGGAGGGAAAAGAAGTTACAGCATTTGAATGATTAAGAAGGCAGCAATCTGAGAATTCAATTCATTCAATCAATATTTCAATCTAAGGTTAGTAATAACTCTCTCTCTCCTCAATTCCTATTCTCCTCTACAATTCTAATCTCATCTATCTGATTGCAGAATCTGTAATCACAAATTCTCTCCTTATCTCTTCTCATCCTGTTCAATCTCAATCTCTTGCTAAGGTATTATTCTGCCCTAGATGTAAACATTACTGAATTCTAATTCATAGCTTATCAAAATGATACTAGTGATATTTATTGATGATGTTGACCTAATGAActgtaaatttattaaacacatGGTTATGAGTatcaaaatgaatgaaaatttatAGAAATCTAATTATGAACAAATGGAGGGTTATTAAATTGCATGAAAAATTGtagaaatataattatgaatccATGAAGGAGTATCAAACTGCATACACAATTACAAAAATCTAATAGTAAACCCACTAAGAGATATCAAATTGCATAAAAAttgcaaaaatatattaataaacaaagtAAGCCGAGAAGACTTATTTAAAGAATGTTATATCAAAATCAGAATGAACATGATATTGCATATGTAGTATAACAAAAATCTCAATTCACAGATGCATTATCTCTAACTTATTGAAAAGATAAACTCTATATTATGAGATATTTAAAAGGTATATTgtctaaaattctaaatttttcaGTTTTTCgaacatatatatatgagagattGATCTCCACGATATCAATAcgtatttatctttattttatatactaataATCTATTTTAGTTATAACAATTTTATCGATTTTGAAATATTTCAAACTGAACATTATTTCAATAAGTAAAGTTTtgtttccatatatatatatatatatatatagaggtaattattaattaatttccaacattataataaaataacatgttTAATAAGATATTTATCTATTGATCTTGTTTGCAATTTATTCAGGTTGGGAGTGAATGTGATTAGAGTTTGGTTCCGtccttttatttattgtttacgtTGCACTATATCTCACACCAAGGAGGCAACCTTTTCactagcatccaaacaccacaaaggagCTTGATGACTGCCTCTCACCAAAAGAgtagtatttatttatattattaggtcaagtccaataagtgagttactagagattgggccacaatgttgggtcaaccaatacccaacaatctccacctttgaCCCTAAGCAGTGCAAAACAAAATTACAGAATCACAAGATACATCATCGCCAATTTATTACCACCAAGgcaacaaagagaatacccaaggtaaactcGTGTCACAAAGACCAAGGGTAAGAACACAAAGCATGCggaatcacaaagatcaaacgcaagagcacaaagcatgcaaaaaaatcataaaaatcaaacacaagAGCACAAAACATGTGAAAATCGAAAAATTGAAGGCAAGATCACAAAGCATGTCATGCCCACAAAGGACGAACCTCAAAGAGCTTTTATtaagtcaaagtttaaaatccgttgacatgaaataattttttcagcAGGTAAACACTTAGTACCCATAAGAAGGATTAAATTTCGAAGGAATTTTCTCTAACATAATAATgcccttttcaacaatatcccgaatgtaatgaaacataacatcaatgtgtttagttctatcatgaaaaataaaatttttacaCAGTTGAATAGTAGATTGACTATCAGAAAACACAACCAtatttttgtcaagaaaaccaatttcagacAAAAGAACTCTAAGCCAAATTGCTTCCTTAAAAGCTTTAGTGGCAGCTACATACTCAGATTTTGTAGTAGATAAAGTAACAATGAGTTGAAGTTGAGACTTCCAACTTATGCAAGAGCCacacaaagtaaacacatagTAAGTAGTAGACTTTCTATTATCCCTATCATTAGCATAATTGGAATCCACATAACCAACCAACTTAGTACCTACAAAACACTTAGAGAAAATCAAAAAACATCAACAGTGGTttttagatatctcaaaagCCATTTCAAAGTATTTAAATGAGGCATACAATGAGGTATATAAGGGTTAGACATAAATCTACTCAAGCAACTAATTGCATATGCTATATCAGGCCTAATGCTAATCATGAGATACATAGTAGATCATATAACATTGGAATAAaacacattcttcatttcagttaTTTTACTTAACACAAAGTGGTAAGTAAGAGGCACATTCACATATTTAGCATCAGACatagaaaatttactcaaaattttagcaatatatgcactttgattcaacataagagaaaattttgttctatctttaatgatattcatgcccaaaatcttcttagcatcacctaagtctttcatgtcaaaattttcacaaagcgatttttgcacatgcataacagacttcagacatgggctaacaatcaacatgtcatccacatataacaaaagaaatacaGGCACATAGTCTATATTCTTGAAGTAAAGACAATGATAAGAAGaacttcttttaaacatcaaagattgcatGCACTTATCGAACTTGATATTCCATTGCCTAGGAGATTGTTTTAACCATACAAAGcatttttaacaaacaaacatgatccAACAACTTGGGGTCAACAAACCCCTCAagttgatgcatataaatattcttatcaagttcaccatgtaagaaagcagTAGTAATATTTATTTGCTTCAATTCTCAATCAAAGTGAGCAACTAACGCAAGCATGATTCTAACAGTATTGAATTTGACAACAAGAGTAAAAATTTCAGAATAATCTATTCTCTCCTTTTGAGTAAATTCCTTGTCTACTAACCTAGCcttgaatctaacttttttAGACTCTTGCTTCACCTTATACAACCACTTGCAATCCACTAAGGAGAAATTATGAGGTTTATGAACAAGTTTCCAAGTATCATTGATTCTCAAggaattcatctcattattTATAACAACAATCCATTCAGTAGAAAACTTAGACATCAAAACTTCTTTGTAAGAGCTAGGCTTATTACAATCTAaggattcaaacatgttaaaataaaattcagacatattacaattattcaaattatcatccctaaatctagTAGACATTCTAACAGTTCTTCTACTTCTATTCCTAGCAAGTTGAtagtcatgcaaatcatcagacaaatcatgtgaatcagacaacacatttgaatcatttaaatcattaagaaaatcatgtgaatcagaaaaaacatttgaatcatgcaaatcatcaatatcatgcacattatcatgctccacctcattgagaacattcacatcatgtttttatttctttctctttcgGATCTGATTGGAACAATAGAGAAGTCAACAAGTTGATCAAAAATTACAGGCACATGCTCCACCTTATTAAGAGCATCATTAACAAGAGTGGGAGACATAGGCAAGCAAGGaaaatcattctcattaaagACAACATCTCTATTTATCACAATCCAAAGCCTAGGTTCACTCCTATCCCAAATCCTATAACCTTTTACCCCTTCAGGGTAGCCtaagaacacacatttcttGGACCTAGACTCCAACTTATCAACCTTCTGATGCACATAGCCAACACAACCAAAACTTTCATGTTGCTAAAATCAAGAGGTTTACCTGAAAACACATATTTAGGACATTTCTCTCCTAAGTGAACACTAGGggacctatttattaaataagtagAAGTGTGCAAAGTATCCCCTTAAAACTTCTTAGACAACCTAGAGGACGCTAACATATCTCTCACCCTCTCTAGAAGTGTCATATTCATCTtct is part of the Impatiens glandulifera chromosome 1, dImpGla2.1, whole genome shotgun sequence genome and encodes:
- the LOC124944158 gene encoding uncharacterized protein LOC124944158 — its product is MHKLSPKFYGPFLVVEKIGKVAYRLNIPSTARMHNIIHVSQLKKRVGSVLATPHIPILCTNDTLKPVAILDERVVWKEGISMGQFLIRWSNSSDDDATWEEESWLMDHYPDLVLSVGKTASDSQLVRGRTRCNGEANVTKGIEN